In one Pseudomonas sp. R84 genomic region, the following are encoded:
- the astA gene encoding arginine N-succinyltransferase — protein sequence MIVRPVKVSDLPALMALVQQAGPGFTTLPANEDRLSHRVRWAQRAFAEQVERADADYLFVLEDDDMRVVGVSALAGAVGLREPWYNYRVGLTVSSAPDLGIQRQIPTLFLNNELTGQSELCSLFLGHDQRHGSNGRLLSLGRLLFVAEFPHLFGEKMIAELRGSADEHGCSPFWDSLGRHFFQMDFSHADHLSGLGNKSFIAELMPRQPLYTCMLTEQAQAAIGQAHPNTEPALKILQAEGFTHKGYIDIFDGGPVIEAPVRNIRTVRESLELTLSLGSPDEQAPLWLIHNRRLENCRITVARARRVGSSLVIDRLTAKRLQLQPGNSVRAAMLPNQQQQAVAA from the coding sequence ATGATTGTCCGCCCGGTCAAAGTCAGCGACCTGCCAGCCTTGATGGCGCTGGTGCAACAGGCCGGCCCGGGGTTCACCACCCTGCCGGCCAACGAAGATCGCCTGTCCCACCGGGTCCGTTGGGCACAACGGGCGTTCGCCGAACAGGTGGAGCGGGCCGACGCGGACTATCTCTTTGTACTCGAAGACGACGACATGCGCGTGGTCGGCGTCAGCGCATTGGCCGGGGCGGTCGGCCTGCGCGAGCCCTGGTACAACTACCGGGTCGGGTTGACCGTGAGTTCGGCGCCGGACCTGGGTATTCAACGACAGATCCCGACGCTGTTTCTCAACAACGAACTGACCGGCCAATCGGAACTGTGCTCGCTGTTTCTCGGCCATGATCAGCGTCACGGCAGTAATGGCCGCTTGTTGTCACTGGGGCGCCTGCTGTTCGTTGCCGAATTCCCGCACCTGTTCGGCGAGAAGATGATTGCCGAATTGCGCGGCAGTGCCGATGAACACGGTTGTTCGCCGTTCTGGGACAGCCTGGGCCGGCATTTCTTTCAAATGGACTTCAGCCATGCCGATCACTTGTCCGGGCTGGGTAACAAATCGTTCATCGCCGAACTGATGCCGCGCCAGCCGTTGTACACCTGCATGCTCACCGAACAGGCGCAGGCGGCGATCGGCCAGGCACACCCGAATACCGAGCCGGCACTGAAAATCCTCCAGGCCGAAGGGTTTACCCACAAAGGCTACATTGACATTTTCGACGGCGGCCCGGTGATCGAGGCGCCAGTGCGCAATATCCGCACCGTGCGCGAAAGTCTTGAGCTGACCTTGAGCCTCGGCAGCCCGGATGAACAGGCACCGTTGTGGCTGATTCACAATCGTCGTCTGGAAAACTGCCGCATCACCGTCGCCCGCGCCCGCCGGGTCGGCAGCAGCCTGGTGATTGACCGCCTCACGGCCAAGCGCCT